A window of Malania oleifera isolate guangnan ecotype guangnan chromosome 5, ASM2987363v1, whole genome shotgun sequence contains these coding sequences:
- the LOC131156236 gene encoding hypothetical protein At1g04090-like: MFGCKCFCWSRVADRLPSEPETFSLPAPMPQWPQGQGFATGKINLGELEAIKITKFESIWGYDLLQDKKKDITFYKPVGIPDGFYSLGHYCQSNDRPLKGFVLAAREVASAEPEAAHVCNPEKSPALQRPVDYTLVWSPYEGSDEIYVAGYFWLPQPPKGYKASGFLVTSKPDKPDLEEVRCVRADLTDECETHRLILNTSSKFPKFPFRVWTTRPFHRGMQGKGVSVGTFFCSSYWTSGELSIACLKNMNVTLHAMPSLDQIHALIHHYGPTVFFHPDEVYLPSSVSWFFKNGALLYRTGELNGEAIDASGSNLPAGGTNDGEYWIDLPSDDWKDSVKHGNLESAVLYVHVKPALGGTFTDIVMWVFCPFNGPATLKVGIMNIALSKIGQHVGDWEHFTLRISNFTGELWSVYFSQHSGGEWVDACDLEFMEGNKCIVYSSKGGHASFPHPGSYLQGSTKLGIGVRNDATCSNLFVDSSIQYEIIAAEYLDDRVVPEPGWLQFMREWGPTVVYDSRTELDKIIGLLPLMFKYSVENIFDKFPVELYGEEGPTGPKEKNNWVGDERS, encoded by the exons ATGTTTGGGTGCAAGTGTTTTTGTTGGAGCAGAGTCGCCGATCGCCTGCCGTCGGAGCCGGAGACCTTCTCGCTGCCGGCCCCGATGCCCCAATGGCCTCAAG GTCAAGGGTTTGCTACCGGCAAAATAAATCTAGGAGAACTGGAAGCTATCAAAATCACCAAGTTTGAGTCCATTTGGGGCTATGATTTGTTGCAGGACAAGAAAAAGGACATCACATTTTATAAACCAGTAGGAATACCAGATGGATTTTATAGTCTCGGCCACTACTGCCAATCCAATGACCGTCCTTTAAAAGGATTTGTTCTTGCAGCTAGGGAAGTGGCCTCTGCTGAGCCAGAAGCAGCTCATGTTTGTAACCCAGAGAAATCACCAGCTCTTCAGAGACCTGTTGATTATACATTAGTTTGGAGTCCTTATGAAGGGAGTGATGAAATTTATGTTGCTGGTTACTTCTGGCTACCTCAGCCACCAAAGGGTTATAAAGCTTCGGGCTTTCTAGTTACCAGCAAGCCAGACAAGCCAGACTTGGAGGAAGTGAGATGTGTTCGAGCAGACCTGACCGATGAATGTGAAACACATCGCTTAATACTTAATACAAGTTCTAAGTTTCCAAAGTTTCCTTTTCGAGTCTGGACGACAAGACCGTTTCATCGGGGGATGCAAGGGAAAGGAGTATCTGTAGGGACATTTTTCTGTAGCAGCTACTGGACCTCTGGCGAACTGTCTATTGCATGCTTAAAGAACATGAATGTCACTCTGCATGCAATGCCAAGCCTTGATCAGATCCATGCACTTATCCATCATTATGGGCCCACTGTTTTTTTTCATCCTGATGAGGTTTATTTGCCATCTTCTGTTTCATGGTTTTTTAAAAATGGTGCACTGCTGTACAGAACTGGTGAGTTGAATGGTGAGGCCATTGATGCTAGTGGTTCAAATTTGCCTGCTGGTGGGACAAATGACGGGGAATACTGGATAGACCTGCCAAGTGATGATTGGAAAGATAGTGTTAAACATGGGAACCTGGAGAGTGCAGTACTTTATGTTCATGTAAAGCCAGCTTTGGGTGGGACTTTCACTGATATTGTAATGTGGGTTTTTTGTCCCTTCAATGGGCCAGCCACTCTCAAGGTTGGGATTATGAATATTGCTCTCAGCAAAATTGGACAGCATGTGGGTGACTGGGAGCATTTCACACTTCGTATAAGCAACTTCACTGGAGAGCTTTGGAGTGTATACTTCTCACAGCACAGTGGTGGGGAATGGGTGGATGCTTGTGATTTGGAGTTCATGGAGGGGAATAAATGTATTGTTTACTCATCAAAAGGTGGACATGCAAGCTTTCCTCATCCTGGGAGCTACCTTCAGGGGTCGACCAAGCTTGGGATTGGAGTGAGGAACGATGCTACTTGTAGCAACCTGTTTGTGGATTCAAGCATTCAATATGAAATTATTGCAGCAGAGTATCTAGATGATAGGGTTGTTCCTGAGCCAGGTTGGCTGCAGTTTATGAGAGAATGGGGTCCAACTGTTGTATATGATTCAAGAACTGAGCTGGATAAGATAATTGGTCTTTTGCCACTGATGTTCAAATATTCTGTGGAAAACATTTTTGATAAGTTTCCAGTTGAGCTTTATGGAGAGGAAGGTCCTACTGGGCCTAAGGAGAAGAACAACTGGGTGGGAGACGAAAGATCCTAG